The following proteins come from a genomic window of Hyphomicrobiales bacterium:
- a CDS encoding LysR family transcriptional regulator, producing the protein MKAGNRTVGARLRIVLEPDVAIGPGKADILESIRLTGSIAAAGRHMGMSYKRAWRLVEAMNRAFKTPLVATAKGGRGHGGATLTDAGEEVLARYRRMERLTRDAIGAEMTALQRLMTDGSPDG; encoded by the coding sequence ATGAAAGCGGGAAATCGCACCGTCGGCGCGCGGTTGCGCATCGTGCTCGAGCCGGACGTCGCCATCGGCCCGGGCAAGGCGGACATCCTCGAGAGCATTCGCCTTACCGGCTCGATCGCCGCTGCCGGCCGGCACATGGGCATGAGCTACAAGCGCGCCTGGCGACTGGTCGAGGCGATGAACCGCGCCTTCAAGACGCCACTGGTCGCCACGGCCAAGGGCGGTCGCGGCCATGGCGGCGCAACGCTGACGGACGCCGGCGAAGAGGTTCTCGCCCGCTACCGGCGCATGGAGCGGCTGACCCGGGACGCCATCGGCGCCGAAATGACGGCATTGCAGCGGCTCATGACCGACGGATCGCCGGACGGTTGA
- the modA gene encoding molybdate ABC transporter substrate-binding protein, whose amino-acid sequence MSRRFFVALLAVAALAASALGARAEEPPLIAAASDLQFALPEVAAAFERDTGLAVRLTFGSSGNFARQIRQRAPFELFLSADENYVRELARDGLTRDEGALYALGRIVIVAPKESGVEPDGALEGLRTALREGRIEKFAIANPEHAPYGKRAEEALRHAGLWGDLEEKLVLGENVSQAAQFALSGATEGGIIAYSLALSPKIAGRARFALIPEDWHTALRQRMVLLTGASAAAQRFHAYLQGPAARAILRRFGFLLPGENA is encoded by the coding sequence ATGTCGCGACGCTTTTTCGTCGCCCTTCTTGCCGTCGCCGCGTTGGCCGCGAGCGCCTTGGGCGCGCGCGCCGAGGAGCCGCCGCTCATCGCCGCGGCCTCCGACCTTCAGTTCGCGCTTCCCGAGGTGGCGGCGGCATTTGAGCGCGACACCGGCCTTGCGGTGCGCCTCACCTTCGGCTCGTCCGGCAATTTCGCCCGCCAGATCCGCCAGAGGGCGCCGTTCGAGCTGTTCCTCTCGGCAGACGAGAACTATGTTCGCGAACTTGCGCGCGACGGGCTCACCCGCGACGAGGGCGCGCTCTACGCCCTGGGGCGGATCGTCATCGTCGCCCCGAAGGAGTCGGGCGTCGAGCCCGATGGCGCGCTCGAAGGCCTGAGGACGGCGCTCCGCGAAGGCCGGATCGAGAAGTTCGCCATCGCCAATCCGGAGCACGCTCCCTACGGCAAGCGCGCCGAGGAGGCCCTGCGCCACGCCGGGCTGTGGGGCGATCTTGAGGAAAAGCTCGTGCTCGGCGAGAACGTGTCGCAAGCAGCCCAGTTCGCCCTTTCGGGCGCGACCGAAGGCGGCATCATCGCCTATTCCCTGGCGCTGTCGCCGAAGATCGCAGGCCGCGCGCGCTTCGCGCTGATCCCGGAAGACTGGCACACGGCGCTGCGCCAGCGCATGGTGCTTCTGACCGGCGCCAGCGCCGCCGCGCAGCGCTTCCATGCCTATCTGCAAGGACCCGCGGCGCGGGCCATCCTGCGCAGGTTCGGCTTTCTGCTGCCCGGCGAGAACGCCTGA
- the modB gene encoding molybdate ABC transporter permease subunit, translating to MDWVALGLSFRLGVLTVLLLLPVGIFCGRQLAYRDFRGKVLVEAAVALPLVLPPTVLGYYLLVAFGAASPLGQAWQGAFGQPLVFSFEGLLIASLIFNLPFAIQPMQRAFEAIPGEVREAALCCGMTPRRVLQKIELPLAWPGILTGLVLAFAHTLGEFGIVLMVGGSIPGETRTIAISIYDRVQAFDEAAAGRMSALLLALSLATIALTFAFSRRIGRRFG from the coding sequence ATGGACTGGGTGGCATTGGGACTTTCCTTCCGGCTCGGCGTCCTCACCGTACTGTTGCTGCTGCCGGTCGGCATTTTCTGCGGCCGGCAGCTTGCCTATCGCGACTTTCGCGGCAAGGTGCTCGTCGAGGCCGCGGTGGCGCTGCCGCTGGTCCTGCCGCCGACGGTGCTCGGCTATTATCTGCTCGTCGCCTTCGGCGCCGCCTCGCCGCTCGGCCAGGCCTGGCAGGGGGCGTTCGGCCAGCCGCTCGTGTTCAGCTTCGAGGGCTTGCTCATCGCCTCCCTCATCTTCAACCTGCCGTTCGCCATCCAGCCGATGCAGCGCGCCTTCGAGGCGATCCCCGGCGAGGTGCGCGAGGCGGCGCTGTGCTGCGGGATGACGCCGCGGCGGGTGCTGCAGAAGATCGAGCTGCCGCTCGCCTGGCCCGGCATCCTGACCGGGCTGGTGCTCGCGTTTGCCCACACGCTCGGCGAGTTCGGCATCGTGCTGATGGTCGGCGGCAGCATCCCCGGCGAGACGCGGACCATCGCGATTTCCATTTATGACCGCGTCCAGGCCTTCGACGAGGCGGCGGCCGGGCGCATGTCGGCGCTGCTGCTCGCCCTGTCGCTCGCGACCATCGCGCTCACCTTCGCCTTTTCGCGTCGCATCGGGCGCAGGTTCGGCTGA
- a CDS encoding ABC transporter ATP-binding protein — translation MAGLAVTVEQTGPIPLAASFSCRRGELLALVGPSGSGKTTLLRSIAGVYRPRRGFIQINGKTWLDTDAGVNLAPHRRAAGIVFQSYALFPHMTALENVIAAMDHVAAAARRGKAAELLALVHLAGLENRRPAELSGGQQQRVAVARALAREPQVLLLDEPFSAVDKTTREKLYRELALLRRELSVPLVLVTHDIDEALMLADGLCLLHHGRTLQQGPPLELVQRPISIEAARLIGHRNIFAGEIEAHDAARRLTLLRWNGHVLEVARAENFAPGARVAWLIPPSKVVLHRRDRPSRGEAENPVSGVIAEHLILGDTTLNVLNVDGTADRPLSFHVPRHVAERNRLAAGEKASVSLLADAIHIMPPEGPADAA, via the coding sequence ATGGCCGGACTCGCCGTCACCGTCGAGCAGACCGGGCCGATCCCGCTTGCGGCAAGTTTCTCCTGCCGCCGCGGAGAACTGCTGGCCCTCGTCGGCCCCTCCGGCAGCGGCAAGACGACGCTGTTGCGCAGCATTGCCGGCGTCTATCGCCCGCGCCGCGGGTTCATTCAAATCAACGGCAAGACCTGGCTCGACACCGATGCCGGCGTCAACCTGGCGCCACATCGGCGCGCGGCGGGGATCGTGTTTCAGAGCTATGCCCTGTTCCCGCACATGACGGCGCTCGAAAACGTCATTGCCGCCATGGACCATGTCGCCGCGGCGGCGCGGCGGGGCAAGGCGGCCGAGCTGTTGGCGCTCGTTCATCTCGCGGGCCTCGAGAACCGCCGGCCGGCCGAGCTTTCCGGCGGCCAGCAGCAGCGCGTTGCCGTCGCCCGGGCGCTCGCCCGCGAGCCGCAGGTGCTGCTGCTCGACGAGCCCTTCTCCGCGGTCGACAAGACGACGCGCGAGAAGCTCTATCGCGAGCTTGCCCTGCTGCGCCGCGAACTCTCGGTCCCGCTGGTGCTCGTCACCCACGACATCGACGAAGCGCTGATGCTCGCCGACGGCCTGTGCCTCTTGCATCACGGCCGCACCCTGCAGCAGGGACCGCCCCTCGAGCTGGTCCAGCGCCCGATCTCCATCGAGGCGGCGCGGCTGATCGGCCACCGCAACATTTTTGCCGGCGAGATCGAGGCGCACGATGCCGCCCGGCGCCTGACGCTCTTGCGCTGGAACGGCCATGTGCTGGAGGTTGCGCGGGCCGAGAATTTCGCGCCCGGCGCACGCGTCGCCTGGCTCATTCCGCCCTCGAAGGTGGTGCTGCACCGGCGCGACCGGCCGTCGCGCGGTGAAGCAGAAAACCCGGTTTCCGGCGTCATCGCCGAACACCTCATCCTCGGCGACACGACCCTCAATGTCCTCAACGTCGACGGAACGGCCGACCGACCGCTGAGCTTTCACGTGCCGCGGCACGTCGCCGAGCGCAACCGGCTCGCCGCCGGCGAGAAGGCGAGCGTCTCGCTTCTGGCCGACGCCATCCACATCATGCCGCCGGAGGGACCGGCCGACGCGGCGTAG